In Chlorobiota bacterium, the sequence TCCGCCACCATGTTCCCGCTCAGCATCGCCAGCGGAACCCCTCCGCCCGGGTGAGTGCTTCCTCCGGCAAGATAGAAATTCTTCAGGCCACGCACCTTGTGGTCCGGGCGAAGAAATGCCGATTGAAGAGAATTTGACGACGTTCCATAAATGGCCCCGTCCAAACTGTGATACCGCTGCTCGATGCTTCGTGCCGGCATGATGACCTGCCACGCAATTTCCGGTTTGATGCCGAACCCGCGCTCCAGCCGCTCCCACACGGCCTGGGCATACCGGGCTTGGACCTCAGGGTTGTCGTGGTCAATTCCGCTGGCCGGGGCGTTTATCAGGATATACCAATTCTCCCACCCTTCCGGCGCAAGTTGGGGGTCGGTGAAGGCGGAGATGGAAAGGTAGATGGTCATCCCCCGTGGCAGCTGCCGCCGCTCAAAAATATCGGCGAACTCCGCCGGGTAGTCATCGCTGAAAAAGACGTTGTGGTGGGCCAGCCCCAACCGGCCGGCACGCACCGCCGCCAGCAGCAAATATCCCGAGCAGGAACGTTCCGCTTTCAGCAACCCCCGCGGCGTGGGAACCCCAACCGGAGCAAGCAGCCGCTGGTGGGTCCAGCGTGCATCGCCGTTGCTGACCACGGCATCGGCTTCCAAAGTGAGGTTGCCGGTCCGAACCCCGCAGGCTTGAACTCCAACAATCGCTTGGCCGCTGCGGAGCAGCCCGGTCGCCTCGGTATCGGTGTGGATTGCCACCCCGTGGCTTGCGGCAATCTTCGCCAGCGCGGTCCCAATCGCCCCCACCCCCCCGGCCGGATACCACGCTCCCATCCGAAGCTCCACGCTGGCAATCACGTTCAGCATGGAAGGGGCGCGGTAAGGGGAGGAACCGTTGTAGGTGGCAAACCGCCCGAAGAGTTGCCGCAGTTTTGGCGAGCGGAACCGGCGGCGAAGCTCCGCAGCCATGGTGCCAAGCGGATGGATGCGAAGCATTGCCGGCAGCATCGGCGCGTTGCCGATGTTCGCCAGCTGGGCAGGGCCGAACGGCTTCAGCAGAAAAAGGGCTTTCGTCTTCCGGTAGATTTCCCCGGTGTCGCGAAGGAACTGCTCCACCGCGCCGGAATCTTCCGGGAAAACCCGTTCGGTTTCCGCCGCACTTTTTTGGGGATCGGCGAAGGTGGAGTAGGCCGTTCCGTCGCTCCAGAAATACTTGCACGACGGATCCACCGGAAGGAACCTCACCATCTGGGTCAACGCCGGAACAATCCGCTCCATCTCATCCAGCAGTGTGATAAGCGTTGGGCCAAGATCGAACGTGAAGCCGTCGTGGCGGAAGCTGGCGACCTTTCCCCCGGGCACAGGATTTTTCTCAAGGATGGTGACGGAGTGGCCTTGCTGGGCAAGCAAGATGCCGGCTGTTAATCCCCCGATTCCCGATCCGATAATTGCTATTCGCTTCACTGGGTTCTGGCGCTTGGGTTGGTCCCGAAAAGAATCTGAACTTCTTTGGGCTGGATGCTTGCGGCGTGCGGCCTCTGTTCCCTATCTTCGGCGGTTCAGAAATTTGAAAAAAGGGGAATCATCAAAACGATTGCCCCGATCTCTGAACTCCCCGTTCTTCCAAGCGGCATTCCAGCCAACACTTCATGCTGACGTTCACAATTCGGCAGTTCTTCTACTCGCTCCTGATTATCTGGGGCGTGATGACGGTGACGTTTGTCATCATCCGCGTGCTTCCCGGCGACCCCGCCCGATTGATGCTTGGCCAACGTGCCGATGCGCAATCCATCGCCGCGCTTCGGAAGCAATTAAAACTTGATGAACCGATCTTCCCAACCCAGTACATTGACTTTTTGGGGCGCGCCGCCACCGGCGATTTGGGGCGGAGCTTTGCGTTCAACCGCCCGGTGATCGAGTCAATCCTGGAGCGGTTCCCGAAAAGTTTGGTGCTGGCGGTTCCCTCGCTTCTGTTGGCCACGCTGTTTGGGGTGGCCATTGGGGTCTATTCCGCCTGGAGGCCGTACACCTTCTTCGATGGAGCCAGCCGGGTGACGGCAATTCTTGGGATTTCCGTTCCGGTGTTTGTGCTGGGGGCCGTGCTGATTCTGGTGTTTAGCAACTGGCTGAATATACTTCCGGCCAGCGGCTACATCACCAAGGATGGGGGCACAAACCTGAAATATCTGCTGCTTCCCATGGCCGCGCTGGCCGCACGCCCCCTTTCCATCATTGCCCGCATCACCCGTAGCTCCATGTTGGATGTTCTAAGCCAAGATTACATCCGCACCGCACGCGCAAAAGGGCTGCCGGTTGGGGCAACGGTTATCAAGCACGCGCTGCGGAACGCGCTGAACCCTGTTATCACCACCGTCTCGGCTTGGCTTGCCAGCACGATTGCCGGAACCTTCTTCATCGAAAAAGTTTTTGCGTGGCCCGGGATTGGGATGCTGGGGTTCGATGCGGTGCTTCAGTTGGATTACCCGGTGATTCAAGGGGTGGTCCTGTTCACCGCGGTGGTCTTCGTGGTGGTCAACTTCCTTGTTGACATCCTTTACTCCATCCTTGACCCCAAAGTCCGCTTGTCGTAACCCGCGCGCGCAACCTGAATGATGAACCCAACAACTTCCATGAAGCCCAACCAGACGGAACCTTCGGGGAACCAGCAAGCAATGCCCGAAACGCAAGTCCACTCCCTTTGGTGGTACAGCTGGCGGCGATTGAAACGGAACAAGCTGGCGATGCTTGGCTTGGGGATTATGATCCTGCTGTTCCTGTGCGCCGGGTTTGCGTGGCTGATTGCCCCAATGAACCCGAACCGGCAGATACTGGAGTATGCCCGCAAACCAAGCGGCTTTGTTGGGAATATCCTGATCGTAAAAACCGAAGGGGGAACCTACCCCGATGAGTATATCCCGATTGAATCGTACACGCCGGGGCCGGAGTTTATCAGCTTTGTTCGCGCCGGCGGGTCCCGCGACTCCGTCAGCCGCAAGCAGCTGATTGCTGCCGACGAATCGGAATGGCACCAAACGCCAACGTTCCTGCTCGGGACCGACCGCTTTGGCCGCGACGTTCTTAGCCGGTTACTCTACGGGGCGCGGGTCTCGCTGGCGGTGGCGTTGTTTGCGGAGATTATTGCAATCCTGATCGGGGTGTTGTTGGGGGCGTTGGCGGGGTATTTCCGCGGGACGGTGGATGCGGTTATCATGTGGTTCACCAACGTGATCTGGAGCTTCCCGTTTATCCTGCTGGTGCTGGTCTTCTCGCTAACGCTGAAGGAGTTCATTGATGTGTTCGATAGCATCATCCCCCTTTCCGATTGGATTGGGCGGGGGGCGTGGCAAACGTTCCTTGCAATCGGCCTAACAAGCTGGGTGGATACCTGCCGGATTGTCCGCGGCCAGTTCTTTTCGCTTCGGGAGACGGAGTATGTGGAGGCGACCCGCGCCGTTGGTTTTGGACCCACGCGGACGATCTTCCGCCATATTCTTCCGAACGCGCTTGGCCCGATTATCGTTGTTGCCACCGCTGGGTTTGCCAGCGCGATTATCGCCGAAGCAAGCCTTAGTTTTGTGGGCCACGGAATCGAGCTTCCAACAGCCACCTGGGGGCAGATGATCTACGACGGCATTGGGTTTCTGCAAGCCGGCCAGCTTCCGGGGCTGACGCTGTACCCCTCGATTGCCATTGCCCTGGCGGTGTTTGCCATCAACGTCTTCGGCGACGGGCTGCGCGACGCGTTGGACGCGAAAATGAAAGTCTAAAAAAAACGGCCGGCGCGCCCGGTTTCCGCAGCCAAGTTCATTCAGCAGCAGCACACATACTCACTCGGAATTCCAAATCATCATGTCCAAACTTCTTGAAATCAAGGGCCTTCAGACCTTCTTCCATACCGACGACGGGATTGCAAAATCGGTGGATGGAGTTAGCTACGAAGTTGACCGTGGCGAAACCTTAGGGGTGGTTGGGGAATCGGGGTGCGGCAAATCCGTCACCGCGCTTAGCGTGATGCGGCTGATACCGATGCCCCCAGGAAAAATTGAAGGTGGAGAGATTCTCTTCAACGGGCGCGACCTTCTGAAGCTGACCGAAGAAGAGATGCGGGAAATCCGTGGAAATGAAATCTCGATGATCTTCCAGGAGCCGATGACCTCGCTGAACCCGGTCTTCACCATCGGCCACCAGATTGATGAGGCGGTGATCCTTCACCAAAAAGTCTCGAAGGCCGAAGCGAAAAACCGCTCGATTGAGATGCTGCGGCTGGTGGGAATTCCGGCACCGGAGCAACGCTACGGCGAGTACCCCCACCAACTTTCCGGCGGGATGCGCCAGCGGGTGATGATTGCAATGGCCCTAAGCTGCAACCCCCAACTGCTGATTGCCGACGAGCCAACAACCGCGCTGGATGTGACGGTGCAAGCCCAAATTTTGGAGCTTATCAACAAGCTCCAAAAGGAGTTAGGAATGGGGGTGGTGATGATTACGCACGACCTTGGGGTGATTGCCGAAGTAAGCGACCGCGTGGCGGTGATGTATGGCGGGAAAATCGTTGAATACTCCTTGGTGGATGAAATCTTCCACAACCCGAAGCACCCGTACACCATTGGGCTGCTTGACTCGATCCCCCGAATGGGCGAACATCACACCCGGTTGAACACGATTGAAGGGACCGTTCCAGCAGCCACAAGCTATCCGAAGGGATGCCACTTCTGCACCCGTTGCAGCTTTGCCGACCAGAAATGCTGGGCCGAAGAACCGCCGCTGATTGATGTTGGAGTTGCTGTTGGCGCGGAAACCACCGGGCACCACTACGTCGCCTGCTGGCACCTTGACCGCGTGGCCGCATCGCGAACGGTAGCGGCCCCGATGTAGTCGGGCCCCAGTCACGGTAGCGGCTCCGACCTCCGTCGGGGCCCAGATAACGCCGAAGGCTAAAGACCTTTTATCAATCCCGACGAATGTCGGGACGGCTACCCCGTTCCGACGATTCCGCCCGGGTAGCGGCAGGTCTTTAGCCTGCCCAGTCACGGTAGCGGCCCCGACCTCCGTCGGGGCCCAGTGTGACGTGGGTGGCGTAACATTTCCTTTGGCTCGGTTTTTTGGCTTGCGGAACAGGTTGCTTCTGCGGTATGCTGCAACCATCATTGTTGAAGCATGAAGCGTACGTGCGCCATATCTATCCTTGCAATCGCGGCCATGCTGATGGTCGCTGCTTCGGCTGTTGCCCAAGTTACTGGCGAGGTTCCCCCTGCATCGCCCCCCACCGCTCCCCCTTTCCCGCAATTCCCCACCCAGCCGGCCCCGCCCGATACCCTTTTCATCTTCACCCCGGTTGCTCCGCTGATTGATACCATGCGGAAATCCACCGAGGTTGAGGACCTGTTCGGCATTGATGTGCTGTTCAGCAACAGCGGCTTTGGTGGCGGTGCGTTTTACCAACGGAAGCTGGGGGCAACCCTTTCCCTGTTTGCCAACCTTGGGGTGACGGGGTCGCGGACAAAAGATGAGTTGGATGAGTGGAATGGATACGAGTACCGCGTGCCGAACAAGGTCAACCGCCTTTATACCTTCCCGCTGATGATCGGCGTTCGGCAACGGCTGTTTGCCGAGCGGTTGTCGGATGAGTTCCGCCCATTCCTGAACGCCGGGGTCGGCCCAAGTTTGGTGCTGGCATTGCCGTACGAGTACTCCTTTTTCAGCAGCTTCGGCCACGCGACGGCGCACCTAACCGCAGGAGGCTTTGTGGGGGTCGGTGCCGATTTTGGCGAGGGGGACCCGGTGATTGGTGCAAACCTCCGCTACTACATCATCCCGATCAGCCCCGGAATTGAAAGCCTGAAGAATGAGCCGATCACCGATTTCGGCGGGCTGTTTTTAACGCTGAATATCAGCTTCCCGTAGCACTGCCGCTCATTGCCTGATCCTTGATTGCCAGCAGGTACGCCAACGCAGCGTCGTACTCGTTCGGGATGCGGCCCTCAAGGATTGCCTCCTCGATCGCCGTTTTTAGAATGCCCACCATCTTCGATGGCCCAATGCCGCAAATCTCCATGATCTCCTGGCCCCGCACCGGCGACTGAAACGCCCGCAGGCGATCCTTTTCGCGCACGTCTTGGATTCGCTCAATCACCACGTCGTAATTCCGCAGGTACTTCTTCACCCGCTGCGGGTCCTTGCTGGTGATGTCGGCACGGCAAAGGATGAACAGATCGTCCAGGTCCTCCCCCGCGTCAACAATCAGCCGGCGAATGGCGGAGTCGGTAACGCCTTCATCCACCAGTGCCATTGGGCGGTGATGCAGCCGCACCAGTTTCTCCACATACTCCTTCTGCTTCATCGGCAGCCGCATCCGGCGGAAGATCCGCTCCTGCCAACGCGCCCCAACTTCTTCGTGGCCGTGGAAACTCCATCCAATCCCTTCCCGGAATTTTTTGGTTTTTGGCTTGGCAACGTCGTGCATCAGCGCGGCAAAGCGGAGGTAGAGGTTATCGCTAACGGCGGCGGTGTTATCCACCACTTTCAGCGTGTGCCAAAAAACATTTTTGTGGGCGTAGCGAATTCCGCCAACGTTCATCAGGTCCACCCCCTCCAGCCGGTGAACCTCGGGGAACACAAGCTCCAGCAGCCCTGTCTTCAGAAGAATCGCCAGGCCAACGCTGGGCTGGCTGGCTTGCAGCAGTTTCAGGAACTCGGTGGTGATTCGTTCTTGCGAGACGATTCCGATCCGGTCCCGCATCTGGCCGATTGCGTCGTACGATTCGGGGTCCAGTTGGAACTGAAGTTGCGCGGCAAATCGCGCCGCACGCATCATCCGCAACGGGTCGTCGCTGTAGGTGATTACGGGGTCCAACGGGGTTCGCAGAAGTTTCCGTTCAAGGTCCCCAAGCCCGTCAAAATGGTCAATGATTTCGCCGGTCGCGCCGCCGTTCACCCGAATCGCCATGGCGTTCACCGTGAAGTCGCGGCGGCGAAGGTCATCCAGCAGTGTCCCTTCGGTGACGATCGGCTTGCGGGAGTCGGGCAGATACTCCTCCTTCCGGGTTCCAACAAACTCAATCTGCGTCTCCCCAATCATCACCATCGCCGTCCCGAACCTTTCGAAGATGATCGGCTTCACCCGAAGCTCACGCGCAACAAGCTCGGCAAACTCCACCCCGCTTCCTTCAATGGTGATGTCAATGTCGTGCCCGGGGTTTCCCAGCAGCAGGTCGCGAACGTATCCGCCAACAAGGTAGATATCCTTGCCGTGGCGTTCGGCAATGCGGGAAAGTTGTTGGATAACCGGGTTGGAAATGGTGGCCTTCTTCACTGCGTGGTTACTTCCCTTCGATGGTGTTGATAATCAGTTCGGCGATGCGCAAGGCCTCGGCCCCATCGGCAGCGGTTACGGCTGGCGCGCCGCCGTGAAGGATAGCATCGGTGAAGGTCTGAAGCTCCATCTGGATGGCGTTCACTTGCGGCATGGTGGGTTGGTCGAACAGGATCGTTTTGCTGCTTTCGCCTAACTCAAGCTGGCCCAACGGCAACGCCCCGCCGGTGGCGATGTCGGCAGCGGAGCCGTCGGCAATGCGGAAGATTTCCACGGAAGGTTTGGCGAAGTCCAGCGAGATGTAGGAATCGCGTTGGAACATCCGCAGCTTCCGCATCGGGCGTTGCGAAATCCGGCTGGCGGTGATGTTGGCAACGCAGCCGTTGGCGAACTCCAACCGCGCGTTGGCAATGTCAATCGTGGAGGTGACAACCGCCACGCCGCTTGCGCGAACCTCGGTGACGGGGCTTTTCACGATGTGGAGAATCAGGTCAATGTCGTGGATCATCAGGTCAAGAACCACAGCAACATCGGTGGCCCGCGGCTTGAACTGCGCCAGCCTGTGCGACTCGATAAACATTGGCTCCAGCGGGTATCCAGCAAGGGCCAGGAACGCCGGGTTGAAGCGTTCCACATGGCCAACTTGCAGGGTGATGCCGGCTTGGTTGGCGTGGTCAATCACCGCAACGGCCTCGGCAAATTCTGCGGTGATCGGCTTCTCGATGAAGCAATGCACGCCGGCATCAATGGCCGCATGGGCAATGCGCGCATGGTCCGATGTTGGCGCAACGATGCTGACGGCATCAACGTGGCCAAGAAGTTCCTCAATGGAGGCGAAGCACTCCACTTGATGCTCGGCGGCAATGGCCCGCGCCCGTTCGGTGTCGGGATCGAACACGCCAACAAGGTGTCCGTTCTGGACCCCTTTCCAAAGCCGAGCATGGATTGCCCCAAGATGCCCAACACCAATAACGCCAGTGCGCAGAGTTGTCATGGATGATTGAATGTGAAATGTGAGCGTTATCCTCGAAACGAGGTAGCCGAAGGTCTTTAGCCTTCGGCGTCATCACTGGGTCCCGACGGAGGTCGGGGCCGCTACCCGGGCGTTATCCTCGAAACAAGGTAGCCGAAGGTCTTTAGCCTTCGGCGTCATCCTTCGGTGTCATCACTCGGCAGGCTAAAGACCTGCCGCTACCCCGGCGTTATCCTCGAAACAAGGTAGCCGAAGGTCTTTAGCCTTCGGCGTCATCTTCAGCCTTCGGCCTCTGGGCAGGCTAAAGACCTGTTATCAATCCCGACGGAGGTCGGGGCCGCTACCCCGGCGTTATCCTCGAAACAAGGTAGCCGAAGGTCTTTAGCCTTCGGCGTCATCTTCAGCCTTCGGCCTCTGGGCAGGCTAAAGACCTGTTATCAATCCCGACGGAGGTCGGGGCCGCTACCGGGCATCCATGGCAGGCTAAAGACCTGTTATCAATCCCGACGGAGGTCGGGGCCGCTACCCGGGCGGATATTTTCATCAACTCACCACCGCCCCCACGCCGACAATTCGGTCGTAGCCGCCGCTGGTGGTTTCGGAGTAATAGACGAAGGCGTAGAAAAGCTGCGAGGCCTGGCGCGAGTTCCCCTCCAGCAACGTTGCGTCGGGATAGCGGAGGATTCCGGCATCTTCATCCCAGGTTCCGGCAACGTACTGGTATTCGTGGAAGGCGCGTTTTATCAGGCCACGCGCAAGATAGTAGCCGGTTTTTTCATCGTAAAACATCCGCCAGTTGCGGGTTGGAAGCCAGTTGTTGAAGGTCCCAACAACGCAAATATCCTCCTTCGCCTTCTGCCCAAACAGGTCCAACCGGAATTGGAAATAGAGGTAATCGTTATCAATATCCCCCACGTACCGTTCCGGGGCCGTTCCGTTGTGGTCCACGGTGTTTGGCCACTGGCGGGGCTGGTCGCTTAGCGGGGTCGAGATCAGCCCGCCGGTGGATGGATAGTAAGAAAGGTCCGTTAAATCCAACAACCGATGCTCGTTTCCGGCGGGGATATTTCCGAACTCAATCACCGCTTTGGTCCCAAATGCGGAGTTCCAGCGCGCCCAGTACGTCCCCCGTTCCAGCGAATCGAACTGATCCCCAACGTTGGCCACCATGGGGCTGAACCACGCGCCACTGTTGTACAGATGCACCGCCCGAAGCTGGGTGCTGAACAGGGAGAAATCCAACTCCGTTTCCACATTCACTCGCAACCCGGTTTGCAGCGCGGTGGCCTGGCGGGTTTCGTAGAAATCGCTGTAGG encodes:
- the crtI gene encoding phytoene desaturase: MKRIAIIGSGIGGLTAGILLAQQGHSVTILEKNPVPGGKVASFRHDGFTFDLGPTLITLLDEMERIVPALTQMVRFLPVDPSCKYFWSDGTAYSTFADPQKSAAETERVFPEDSGAVEQFLRDTGEIYRKTKALFLLKPFGPAQLANIGNAPMLPAMLRIHPLGTMAAELRRRFRSPKLRQLFGRFATYNGSSPYRAPSMLNVIASVELRMGAWYPAGGVGAIGTALAKIAASHGVAIHTDTEATGLLRSGQAIVGVQACGVRTGNLTLEADAVVSNGDARWTHQRLLAPVGVPTPRGLLKAERSCSGYLLLAAVRAGRLGLAHHNVFFSDDYPAEFADIFERRQLPRGMTIYLSISAFTDPQLAPEGWENWYILINAPASGIDHDNPEVQARYAQAVWERLERGFGIKPEIAWQVIMPARSIEQRYHSLDGAIYGTSSNSLQSAFLRPDHKVRGLKNFYLAGGSTHPGGGVPLAMLSGNMVAEYLRNGV
- a CDS encoding ABC transporter permease, producing the protein MLTFTIRQFFYSLLIIWGVMTVTFVIIRVLPGDPARLMLGQRADAQSIAALRKQLKLDEPIFPTQYIDFLGRAATGDLGRSFAFNRPVIESILERFPKSLVLAVPSLLLATLFGVAIGVYSAWRPYTFFDGASRVTAILGISVPVFVLGAVLILVFSNWLNILPASGYITKDGGTNLKYLLLPMAALAARPLSIIARITRSSMLDVLSQDYIRTARAKGLPVGATVIKHALRNALNPVITTVSAWLASTIAGTFFIEKVFAWPGIGMLGFDAVLQLDYPVIQGVVLFTAVVFVVVNFLVDILYSILDPKVRLS
- a CDS encoding ABC transporter permease, which encodes MKPNQTEPSGNQQAMPETQVHSLWWYSWRRLKRNKLAMLGLGIMILLFLCAGFAWLIAPMNPNRQILEYARKPSGFVGNILIVKTEGGTYPDEYIPIESYTPGPEFISFVRAGGSRDSVSRKQLIAADESEWHQTPTFLLGTDRFGRDVLSRLLYGARVSLAVALFAEIIAILIGVLLGALAGYFRGTVDAVIMWFTNVIWSFPFILLVLVFSLTLKEFIDVFDSIIPLSDWIGRGAWQTFLAIGLTSWVDTCRIVRGQFFSLRETEYVEATRAVGFGPTRTIFRHILPNALGPIIVVATAGFASAIIAEASLSFVGHGIELPTATWGQMIYDGIGFLQAGQLPGLTLYPSIAIALAVFAINVFGDGLRDALDAKMKV
- a CDS encoding ABC transporter ATP-binding protein, whose product is MSKLLEIKGLQTFFHTDDGIAKSVDGVSYEVDRGETLGVVGESGCGKSVTALSVMRLIPMPPGKIEGGEILFNGRDLLKLTEEEMREIRGNEISMIFQEPMTSLNPVFTIGHQIDEAVILHQKVSKAEAKNRSIEMLRLVGIPAPEQRYGEYPHQLSGGMRQRVMIAMALSCNPQLLIADEPTTALDVTVQAQILELINKLQKELGMGVVMITHDLGVIAEVSDRVAVMYGGKIVEYSLVDEIFHNPKHPYTIGLLDSIPRMGEHHTRLNTIEGTVPAATSYPKGCHFCTRCSFADQKCWAEEPPLIDVGVAVGAETTGHHYVACWHLDRVAASRTVAAPM
- a CDS encoding HD domain-containing protein; this encodes MKKATISNPVIQQLSRIAERHGKDIYLVGGYVRDLLLGNPGHDIDITIEGSGVEFAELVARELRVKPIIFERFGTAMVMIGETQIEFVGTRKEEYLPDSRKPIVTEGTLLDDLRRRDFTVNAMAIRVNGGATGEIIDHFDGLGDLERKLLRTPLDPVITYSDDPLRMMRAARFAAQLQFQLDPESYDAIGQMRDRIGIVSQERITTEFLKLLQASQPSVGLAILLKTGLLELVFPEVHRLEGVDLMNVGGIRYAHKNVFWHTLKVVDNTAAVSDNLYLRFAALMHDVAKPKTKKFREGIGWSFHGHEEVGARWQERIFRRMRLPMKQKEYVEKLVRLHHRPMALVDEGVTDSAIRRLIVDAGEDLDDLFILCRADITSKDPQRVKKYLRNYDVVIERIQDVREKDRLRAFQSPVRGQEIMEICGIGPSKMVGILKTAIEEAILEGRIPNEYDAALAYLLAIKDQAMSGSATGS
- a CDS encoding Gfo/Idh/MocA family oxidoreductase; amino-acid sequence: MTTLRTGVIGVGHLGAIHARLWKGVQNGHLVGVFDPDTERARAIAAEHQVECFASIEELLGHVDAVSIVAPTSDHARIAHAAIDAGVHCFIEKPITAEFAEAVAVIDHANQAGITLQVGHVERFNPAFLALAGYPLEPMFIESHRLAQFKPRATDVAVVLDLMIHDIDLILHIVKSPVTEVRASGVAVVTSTIDIANARLEFANGCVANITASRISQRPMRKLRMFQRDSYISLDFAKPSVEIFRIADGSAADIATGGALPLGQLELGESSKTILFDQPTMPQVNAIQMELQTFTDAILHGGAPAVTAADGAEALRIAELIINTIEGK
- a CDS encoding DUF5103 domain-containing protein; this translates as MKYLQAVLLFLLLIPHWGCVPPRQEGAANGGGANEGETMRRVLWYRLHGAGDVTTPPILRIPVNGKRAGIGSDALTLTLDLQAQAIPNLSLQLVHCDRNWKPTQNIFVQDATRLQSSDFTISIAPFGATHYDYTATITFPTGGSLLRIEHSGNYLARVVDYFNPDNILLETRFFVVEPSAAIRLSTYSDFYETRQATALQTGLRVNVETELDFSLFSTQLRAVHLYNSGAWFSPMVANVGDQFDSLERGTYWARWNSAFGTKAVIEFGNIPAGNEHRLLDLTDLSYYPSTGGLISTPLSDQPRQWPNTVDHNGTAPERYVGDIDNDYLYFQFRLDLFGQKAKEDICVVGTFNNWLPTRNWRMFYDEKTGYYLARGLIKRAFHEYQYVAGTWDEDAGILRYPDATLLEGNSRQASQLFYAFVYYSETTSGGYDRIVGVGAVVS